In the genome of Sinobacterium caligoides, one region contains:
- a CDS encoding N-acetylneuraminate synthase family protein, whose amino-acid sequence MNIKPSITIAKRQIGYDFEPVVIAEIGINHEGSLKAAFEMVDAAVKAGAEIIKHQTHIVEDEMSGDAKKVIPGNADVSIYEIMARCALNEEDEIKLKEYIESKGAIFISTPFSRAAFERLERMNVEAYKIGSGECNNYPLIELVAKTKKPIILSTGMNDIPSIAKAVEIFRKYQTPYALLHCTNVYPTPDNLIRLAAMNQLEDSFDDAVVGLSDHSIDNLACLGAVACGASILERHFTDNKDRPGPDIECSMDIAECAELIVQSKRMAKMRGGKKGAVKEEGVTIDFAYASVVTIKDIKKGDVFSEDNLWVKRPGNGELQAEDFASLMGKVALEDIANDVQLKKVQVGE is encoded by the coding sequence ATGAATATTAAGCCAAGTATAACCATCGCCAAGCGTCAAATTGGCTACGATTTTGAGCCTGTTGTAATCGCTGAGATTGGCATCAACCATGAGGGTAGTCTCAAAGCTGCTTTTGAGATGGTCGATGCTGCTGTGAAAGCGGGGGCTGAGATCATTAAACATCAAACACATATCGTTGAGGACGAGATGTCGGGTGATGCGAAGAAGGTTATTCCTGGTAATGCTGACGTTTCAATATACGAGATAATGGCGCGCTGCGCTTTAAATGAAGAAGATGAGATAAAGCTTAAAGAATATATTGAGTCGAAGGGCGCGATCTTTATTAGCACGCCATTCTCGCGCGCTGCATTTGAGCGTCTTGAGCGTATGAATGTGGAGGCTTATAAGATTGGCTCCGGCGAGTGTAATAACTACCCATTAATCGAATTAGTCGCAAAGACTAAGAAGCCTATTATTTTAAGTACAGGGATGAACGACATACCATCGATTGCCAAGGCGGTTGAGATATTTCGTAAGTATCAGACGCCATATGCGCTATTGCACTGTACCAATGTCTATCCAACCCCGGATAATTTGATTCGTTTGGCAGCGATGAACCAGCTAGAAGACTCTTTTGACGACGCCGTCGTAGGCTTGTCAGACCACAGTATCGATAATTTAGCGTGCCTGGGTGCCGTTGCTTGCGGTGCATCAATTTTAGAACGTCATTTTACCGACAACAAGGATCGCCCGGGCCCGGATATCGAGTGTTCGATGGATATTGCAGAGTGTGCAGAACTTATCGTGCAATCAAAGCGCATGGCTAAGATGCGTGGAGGTAAGAAAGGGGCGGTGAAGGAAGAAGGGGTCACAATTGATTTCGCCTACGCCAGTGTCGTTACTATTAAAGATATTAAGAAAGGCGATGTTTTTAGCGAAGACAACTTATGGGTGAAGCGTCCAGGTAATGGCGAGCTGCAGGCTGAAGACTTTGCTAGCTTGATGGGAAAGGTCGCGCTTGAAGACATAGCTAACGATGTGCAGTTAAAGAAGGTCCAAGTAGGAGAATAA